A part of Solenopsis invicta isolate M01_SB chromosome 2, UNIL_Sinv_3.0, whole genome shotgun sequence genomic DNA contains:
- the LOC105195015 gene encoding vacuolar protein sorting-associated protein 8 homolog isoform X3 — MLVIGTSHGLILGFDSSQTLRWCDQEARHQGSVSALCFNFDGSRVLAGFVRGHILMLDSSNGKVLRILTDVHPLDTAVLHVKFTDSPKIALCSDSGGSVFELNFTRVMGVRGCDSRCLFSGSKGEVCTLEPLLLNHLPSHPLKNYTLVAMATLSKVIVVCIRPRMRVVLSHPLTGAAIAPPQLSWQLVVIQTADGSRVIDPVLALARDNVVYFYQVYTEIGTRVKLSPLRRMTLPYMISNLRWLNPRSLVVLDAQEKLHLLDVRAQDNLETLDMSRVGISYASSHFKGLSTGGNVSKAMALTGERACYNTVVVFGSQLLLLGTKSLHVICMRTWTERLQHLIVQKRFPEALALGLSFYQDKGKAVIGLRGSKQRRKQIARDKVCEVLVQYMDELNQCLVDENIDYDTIVLTCVDYCIQLENLDLLFGKLWDIVFESEGLRTSYLHALETPLLDGSLQPRLPPLIAQQLVTLYDQEDKVDSLEAIVVLLNVDCLDIHQVTTICRQRGLWEALIYLQTTALGDFTAPIHQLVPVLQNLLQDPIATLSRDCIKLGNAILVYTSCCLAGRGFPKDELPEGMPQKAKADILRALLSQHSSLANDMERQYPYLRTLLQFDAKGFLDVIAIAFQEPEFTSEMGLRHRQRLIDILLSIVIPSTPLTPKNIDYITTEQQFMVLVFVAHEVSESTVTLESSTLNRMIDILCIDSHVELSKDLKTERENAVLELLHSKKLCNISDNTVLNLANRANFIRVAELLYSAREDWVAVCKCMILEPSRYHDVWPWLEHLPTASLDQVISIHTSTLLTINATQFAVIIAARLQNKIDAILQSLTDDLNLEYKLLGALYQVAQYKEEDVSLELTTEYLERYLALMCELEPARVVAHLNGPHGCRLDEALKIVQKWNCKDAEAVMLEKLGNYQDAFDLLLKEFEDRLEMYRQDKASESETVHAAIQLAGVCRRSAGNLDWMPLVEVMFRSHSENNKQKTDILNGKLLRLILESLSGTSILSNILEQILRNPSTTSGTMGDIRQLLSGVLTQSRYEQTLVETTARLVSLELHKALEKSLRDAGRACGNVSITCPVCRQPLSHCSDHVVVFGCGHGYHSTCLGESKSCYKCLNTKGWAPVATNVAHAVPQPPPRKKQLLPPEFLRHRDLALRLAPSCSIPDLEGIF, encoded by the exons ATGCTGGTAATTGGTACTAGCCATGGTTTAATTTTGGGCTTTGATTCGTCGCAAACATTGCGATGGTGCGATCAGGAAGCGAGACATCAAGGTTCAGTTTCAGCTCTTTGCTTCAATTTTGATGGTAGCAGGGTGTTGGCTGGTTTTGTCAGAGGACATATCTTGATGTTGGATAGTAGTAATGGAAAAGTTTTAAGAATTCTTACTGATGTACACCCACTCGACACTGCTGTGTTACATGTCAAG TTTACAGATTCGCCAAAAATAGCTTTGTGCAGTGATAGTGGTGGTTCAGTGTTTGAACTGAATTTCACTAGAGTGATGGGTGTACGAGGTTGCGACAGTAGATGTTTGTTTAGCGGCTCCAAGGGAGAAGTGTGTACTCTAGAGCCTTTGCTGTTGAATCATTTGCCGTCACATCCactgaaaaattatacattagtAGCAATGGCAACATTATCAAAG gTAATTGTAGTCTGCATAAGACCGCGAATGCGCGTTGTATTGAGTCATCCGTTGACCGGTGCCGCGATAGCACCACCACAACTGTCTTGGCAATTAGTTGTGATACAAACGGCCGATGGCTCCCGCGTGATCGATCCAGTATTGGCGCTCGCAAGGGATAATGTGGTGTATTTTTATCAA GTGTATACTGAAATTGGTACGCGAGTAAAGCTATCTCCTCTTCGAAGGATGACGCTGCCGTACATGATAAGCAATTTGAGGTGGTTAAATCCGAGATCTCTCGTGGTACTGGACGCTCAAGAGAAATTGCATTTGTTAGATGTAAGAGCGCAGGATAATTTGGAGACGTTAGACATGAGTCGCGTTGGTATTTCTTATGCTTCTAGTCATTTTAAGGGATTGTCTACCGGCGGAAATGTTTCCAAG GCGATGGCGTTAACCGGTGAACGGGCGTGCTACAACACCGTTGTAGTCTTCGGTTCGCAATTGTTGTTATTAGGTACAAAGAGTTTACATGTAATATGTATGAGAACATGGACTGAAAGATTGCAACATTTGATCGTGCAG AAACGGTTCCCCGAAGCGTTAGCGTTGGGCCTTTCCTTTTATCAAGACAAAGGCAAGGCGGTTATCGGCTTGCGAGGTTCTAAGCAACGTCGCAAGCAAATAGCGCGTGACAAAGTTTGCGAAGTATTGGTGCAGTATATGGATGAATTAAATCAATGTTTGGTAGACGAAAATATAGATTACGATACGATAGTCCTTACTTGTGTCGATTACTGTATTCAATTGGAAAATCTAGATCTGCTATTCGGAAAGTTGTGGGACATAGTTTTTGAGTCAGAAGGACTGAGAACTAGTTACCTGCATGCCCTCGAAACTCCTCTGCTAGATGGAAGTCTTCAACCAAGATTGCCGCCATTGATCGCCCAGCAATTGGTCACTCTTTACGATCAAGAAGACAAGGTAGATTCGCTGGAAGCGATTGTGGTTCTACTTAATGTGGATTGCTTGGATATTCATCAA GTAACGACAATCTGTCGTCAGCGAGGACTTTGGGAGGCACTGATTTATCTCCAAACAACGGCGCTAGGCGATTTTACAGCGCCCATTCATCAATTGGTACCGGTACTTCAGAATTTATTGCAGGATCCAATAGCCACCCTCTCTCGTGACTGTATAAAACTCGGCAACGCCATTCTAGTTTACACTAGCTGCTGCCTCGCTGGTCGTGGATTTCCCAAGGACGAGCTCCCCGAAGGTATGCCGCAGAAAGCGAAAGCGGACATACTGAGAGCCTTGTTATCCCAGCATTCCAGTTTAGCGAATGACATGGAAAGGCAATATCCGTACTTGAGAACATTACTGCAATTCGATGCAAAGGGCTTTCTCGACGTTATAGCCATCGCCTTTCAGGAGCCAGAATTTACGTCCGAAATGGGCCTTCGGCACCGGCAGAGGCTTATAGACATCTTGTTGAGTATTGTTATTCCGAGTACGCCACTTACTCCGAAAAATATCGATTACATCACGACAGAGCAACAGTTTATGGTTCTCGTTTTCGTCGCACACGAAGTGTCTGAAAGCACTGTTACGTTAGAATCTAGTACTTTGAACAGAATGATAGATATATTGTGCATCGATTCACACGTAGAATTATCGAAGGACTTAAAAACTGAGAGAGAAAATGCTGTGCTAGAATTGCTGCATTCTAAAAAGTTGTGCAATATTTCTGATAATACTGTATTAAATTTAGCAAATAGAGCGAATTT CATAAGAGTCGCGGAATTATTGTACAGTGCGCGAGAAGATTGGGTGGCGGTATGTAAATGCATGATCTTGGAGCCATCGAGGTATCACGACGTGTGGCCCTGGCTCGAGCATCTACCGACCGCTTCGTTAGACCAAGTTATATCGATTCACACTTCAACTCTCTTGACGATTAATGCCACTCAGTTTGCCGTGATAATCGCGGCAcggttgcaaaataaaattgatgcgATATTGCAAAGTCTTACCGATGATTTAAACTTGGAATACAAGCTGCTAGGGGCATTGTATCAAGTCGCACAGTACAAGGAGGAAGACGTTTCTCTAGAATTAACAACCGAATACTTGGAGAGATATCTAGCGTTAATGTGCGAGTTGGAGCCAGCGCGCGTAGTTGCCCATTTGAATGGGCCGCACGGGTGCAGACTGGATGAGGCGTTAAAGATCGTTCAGAAATGGAATTGTAAAGATGCAGAGGCAGTGATGCTGGAGAAGCTTGGTAATTATCAGGACGCGTTCGATCTTCTGCTAAAAGAGTTTGAGGATCGGCTGGAGATGTACCGGCAAGATAAGGCTTCGGAAAGCGAGACGGTGCACGCCGCCATTCAACTCGCAGGGGTATGTCGGAGATCGGCGGGGAATCTTGATTGGATGCCTCTTGTGGAAGTTATGTTTCGATCACATTCCGAGAATAACAAGCAGAAGACGGACATATTGAATGGCAAATTATTGCGATTAATTTTAGAATCTCTGAGTGGCACGTCGATATTGTCGAATATACTAGAGCAAATTCTGCGAAATCCATCGACAACGAGCGGAACGATGGGTGACATACGGCAACTACTGTCCGGAGTGCTCACTCAGTCGCGATACGAGCAAACTCTAGTCGAAACTACCGCGCGATTAGTGAGCTTAGAGCTTCACAAAGCTCTAGAAAAATCTTTGAG AGACGCCGGTAGAGCCTGCGGCAATGTTTCCATAACTTGTCCCGTGTGCAGACAGCCGTTGTCGCATTGTTCCGATCACGTGGTGGTGTTCGGCTGCGGTCATGGATATCACTCGACGTGTTTAGGCGAGTCCAAATCGTGTTACAAATGTTTAAACACGAAAGGATGGGCGCCCGTCGCTACCAATGTAGCACACGCTGTTCCGCAGCCCCCGCCG AGAAAGAAACAGCTCCTTCCGCCAGAATTTCTACGTCACAGAGACCTCGCGCTAAGGCTGGCACCGTCTTGCTCCATTCCCGACCTCGAGGGCATCTTTTAA
- the LOC105195015 gene encoding vacuolar protein sorting-associated protein 8 homolog isoform X2: protein MAENEFVSDSDECLVTEAINLDIEELDNTEYAIPIVEELPTLESILMEPDYESLSETEDDVGVPLVEKLGSSETTSIGSHLSLNSLNKSSKNAQRPSSGVILRHVILKGITSQIVSANERVNAGLASAVAAGGNMLVIGTSHGLILGFDSSQTLRWCDQEARHQGSVSALCFNFDGSRVLAGFVRGHILMLDSSNGKVLRILTDVHPLDTAVLHVKFTDSPKIALCSDSGGSVFELNFTRVMGVRGCDSRCLFSGSKGEVCTLEPLLLNHLPSHPLKNYTLVAMATLSKVIVVCIRPRMRVVLSHPLTGAAIAPPQLSWQLVVIQTADGSRVIDPVLALARDNVVYFYQVYTEIGTRVKLSPLRRMTLPYMISNLRWLNPRSLVVLDAQEKLHLLDVRAQDNLETLDMSRVGISYASSHFKGLSTGGNVSKAMALTGERACYNTVVVFGSQLLLLGTKSLHVICMRTWTERLQHLIVQKRFPEALALGLSFYQDKGKAVIGLRGSKQRRKQIARDKVCEVLVQYMDELNQCLVDENIDYDTIVLTCVDYCIQLENLDLLFGKLWDIVFESEGLRTSYLHALETPLLDGSLQPRLPPLIAQQLVTLYDQEDKVDSLEAIVVLLNVDCLDIHQVTTICRQRGLWEALIYLQTTALGDFTAPIHQLVPVLQNLLQDPIATLSRDCIKLGNAILVYTSCCLAGRGFPKDELPEGMPQKAKADILRALLSQHSSLANDMERQYPYLRTLLQFDAKGFLDVIAIAFQEPEFTSEMGLRHRQRLIDILLSIVIPSTPLTPKNIDYITTEQQFMVLVFVAHEVSESTVTLESSTLNRMIDILCIDSHVELSKDLKTERENAVLELLHSKKLCNISDNTVLNLANRANFIRVAELLYSAREDWVAVCKCMILEPSRYHDVWPWLEHLPTASLDQVISIHTSTLLTINATQFAVIIAARLQNKIDAILQSLTDDLNLEYKLLGALYQVAQYKEEDVSLELTTEYLERYLALMCELEPARVVAHLNGPHGCRLDEALKIVQKWNCKDAEAVMLEKLGNYQDAFDLLLKEFEDRLEMYRQDKASESETVHAAIQLAGVCRRSAGNLDWMPLVEVMFRSHSENNKQKTDILNGKLLRLILESLSGTSILSNILEQILRNPSTTSGTMGDIRQLLSGVLTQSRYEQTLVETTARLVSLELHKALEKSLSSRCKIFLTVLITERGRFHLN, encoded by the exons ATGGCCGAGAATGAATTTGTATCCGACAGTGACGAATGTCTCGTTACGGAGGCTATTAATTTAGATATTGAAGAG TTAGATAATACGGAATATGCTATACCAATCGTGGAAGAATTACCCACCTTAGAGAGTATATTGATGGAACCCGATTACGAGTCACTATCGGAAACGGAGGACGATGTCGGTGTACCGTTGGTAGAAAAACTTGGTAGCAGTGAAACAACCAGCATCGGCAGTCACCTATCTCTGAATTCGTTAAATAAATCCTCTAAGAACGCTCAGAGACCCTCCTCGGGTGTTATCTTAAGGCACGTCATACTCAAAGGAATAACATCACAAATTGTATCGGCCAAT GAGAGAGTCAATGCTGGTTTGGCTAGTGCAGTTGCAGCTGGGGGAAACATGCTGGTAATTGGTACTAGCCATGGTTTAATTTTGGGCTTTGATTCGTCGCAAACATTGCGATGGTGCGATCAGGAAGCGAGACATCAAGGTTCAGTTTCAGCTCTTTGCTTCAATTTTGATGGTAGCAGGGTGTTGGCTGGTTTTGTCAGAGGACATATCTTGATGTTGGATAGTAGTAATGGAAAAGTTTTAAGAATTCTTACTGATGTACACCCACTCGACACTGCTGTGTTACATGTCAAG TTTACAGATTCGCCAAAAATAGCTTTGTGCAGTGATAGTGGTGGTTCAGTGTTTGAACTGAATTTCACTAGAGTGATGGGTGTACGAGGTTGCGACAGTAGATGTTTGTTTAGCGGCTCCAAGGGAGAAGTGTGTACTCTAGAGCCTTTGCTGTTGAATCATTTGCCGTCACATCCactgaaaaattatacattagtAGCAATGGCAACATTATCAAAG gTAATTGTAGTCTGCATAAGACCGCGAATGCGCGTTGTATTGAGTCATCCGTTGACCGGTGCCGCGATAGCACCACCACAACTGTCTTGGCAATTAGTTGTGATACAAACGGCCGATGGCTCCCGCGTGATCGATCCAGTATTGGCGCTCGCAAGGGATAATGTGGTGTATTTTTATCAA GTGTATACTGAAATTGGTACGCGAGTAAAGCTATCTCCTCTTCGAAGGATGACGCTGCCGTACATGATAAGCAATTTGAGGTGGTTAAATCCGAGATCTCTCGTGGTACTGGACGCTCAAGAGAAATTGCATTTGTTAGATGTAAGAGCGCAGGATAATTTGGAGACGTTAGACATGAGTCGCGTTGGTATTTCTTATGCTTCTAGTCATTTTAAGGGATTGTCTACCGGCGGAAATGTTTCCAAG GCGATGGCGTTAACCGGTGAACGGGCGTGCTACAACACCGTTGTAGTCTTCGGTTCGCAATTGTTGTTATTAGGTACAAAGAGTTTACATGTAATATGTATGAGAACATGGACTGAAAGATTGCAACATTTGATCGTGCAG AAACGGTTCCCCGAAGCGTTAGCGTTGGGCCTTTCCTTTTATCAAGACAAAGGCAAGGCGGTTATCGGCTTGCGAGGTTCTAAGCAACGTCGCAAGCAAATAGCGCGTGACAAAGTTTGCGAAGTATTGGTGCAGTATATGGATGAATTAAATCAATGTTTGGTAGACGAAAATATAGATTACGATACGATAGTCCTTACTTGTGTCGATTACTGTATTCAATTGGAAAATCTAGATCTGCTATTCGGAAAGTTGTGGGACATAGTTTTTGAGTCAGAAGGACTGAGAACTAGTTACCTGCATGCCCTCGAAACTCCTCTGCTAGATGGAAGTCTTCAACCAAGATTGCCGCCATTGATCGCCCAGCAATTGGTCACTCTTTACGATCAAGAAGACAAGGTAGATTCGCTGGAAGCGATTGTGGTTCTACTTAATGTGGATTGCTTGGATATTCATCAA GTAACGACAATCTGTCGTCAGCGAGGACTTTGGGAGGCACTGATTTATCTCCAAACAACGGCGCTAGGCGATTTTACAGCGCCCATTCATCAATTGGTACCGGTACTTCAGAATTTATTGCAGGATCCAATAGCCACCCTCTCTCGTGACTGTATAAAACTCGGCAACGCCATTCTAGTTTACACTAGCTGCTGCCTCGCTGGTCGTGGATTTCCCAAGGACGAGCTCCCCGAAGGTATGCCGCAGAAAGCGAAAGCGGACATACTGAGAGCCTTGTTATCCCAGCATTCCAGTTTAGCGAATGACATGGAAAGGCAATATCCGTACTTGAGAACATTACTGCAATTCGATGCAAAGGGCTTTCTCGACGTTATAGCCATCGCCTTTCAGGAGCCAGAATTTACGTCCGAAATGGGCCTTCGGCACCGGCAGAGGCTTATAGACATCTTGTTGAGTATTGTTATTCCGAGTACGCCACTTACTCCGAAAAATATCGATTACATCACGACAGAGCAACAGTTTATGGTTCTCGTTTTCGTCGCACACGAAGTGTCTGAAAGCACTGTTACGTTAGAATCTAGTACTTTGAACAGAATGATAGATATATTGTGCATCGATTCACACGTAGAATTATCGAAGGACTTAAAAACTGAGAGAGAAAATGCTGTGCTAGAATTGCTGCATTCTAAAAAGTTGTGCAATATTTCTGATAATACTGTATTAAATTTAGCAAATAGAGCGAATTT CATAAGAGTCGCGGAATTATTGTACAGTGCGCGAGAAGATTGGGTGGCGGTATGTAAATGCATGATCTTGGAGCCATCGAGGTATCACGACGTGTGGCCCTGGCTCGAGCATCTACCGACCGCTTCGTTAGACCAAGTTATATCGATTCACACTTCAACTCTCTTGACGATTAATGCCACTCAGTTTGCCGTGATAATCGCGGCAcggttgcaaaataaaattgatgcgATATTGCAAAGTCTTACCGATGATTTAAACTTGGAATACAAGCTGCTAGGGGCATTGTATCAAGTCGCACAGTACAAGGAGGAAGACGTTTCTCTAGAATTAACAACCGAATACTTGGAGAGATATCTAGCGTTAATGTGCGAGTTGGAGCCAGCGCGCGTAGTTGCCCATTTGAATGGGCCGCACGGGTGCAGACTGGATGAGGCGTTAAAGATCGTTCAGAAATGGAATTGTAAAGATGCAGAGGCAGTGATGCTGGAGAAGCTTGGTAATTATCAGGACGCGTTCGATCTTCTGCTAAAAGAGTTTGAGGATCGGCTGGAGATGTACCGGCAAGATAAGGCTTCGGAAAGCGAGACGGTGCACGCCGCCATTCAACTCGCAGGGGTATGTCGGAGATCGGCGGGGAATCTTGATTGGATGCCTCTTGTGGAAGTTATGTTTCGATCACATTCCGAGAATAACAAGCAGAAGACGGACATATTGAATGGCAAATTATTGCGATTAATTTTAGAATCTCTGAGTGGCACGTCGATATTGTCGAATATACTAGAGCAAATTCTGCGAAATCCATCGACAACGAGCGGAACGATGGGTGACATACGGCAACTACTGTCCGGAGTGCTCACTCAGTCGCGATACGAGCAAACTCTAGTCGAAACTACCGCGCGATTAGTGAGCTTAGAGCTTCACAAAGCTCTAGAAAAATCTTTGAG TTCAAGATGCAAGATTTTCCTGACAGTGTTAATAACAGAGCGGGGAAGATTTCATCTAAATTGA
- the LOC105195015 gene encoding vacuolar protein sorting-associated protein 8 homolog isoform X1: protein MAENEFVSDSDECLVTEAINLDIEELDNTEYAIPIVEELPTLESILMEPDYESLSETEDDVGVPLVEKLGSSETTSIGSHLSLNSLNKSSKNAQRPSSGVILRHVILKGITSQIVSANERVNAGLASAVAAGGNMLVIGTSHGLILGFDSSQTLRWCDQEARHQGSVSALCFNFDGSRVLAGFVRGHILMLDSSNGKVLRILTDVHPLDTAVLHVKFTDSPKIALCSDSGGSVFELNFTRVMGVRGCDSRCLFSGSKGEVCTLEPLLLNHLPSHPLKNYTLVAMATLSKVIVVCIRPRMRVVLSHPLTGAAIAPPQLSWQLVVIQTADGSRVIDPVLALARDNVVYFYQVYTEIGTRVKLSPLRRMTLPYMISNLRWLNPRSLVVLDAQEKLHLLDVRAQDNLETLDMSRVGISYASSHFKGLSTGGNVSKAMALTGERACYNTVVVFGSQLLLLGTKSLHVICMRTWTERLQHLIVQKRFPEALALGLSFYQDKGKAVIGLRGSKQRRKQIARDKVCEVLVQYMDELNQCLVDENIDYDTIVLTCVDYCIQLENLDLLFGKLWDIVFESEGLRTSYLHALETPLLDGSLQPRLPPLIAQQLVTLYDQEDKVDSLEAIVVLLNVDCLDIHQVTTICRQRGLWEALIYLQTTALGDFTAPIHQLVPVLQNLLQDPIATLSRDCIKLGNAILVYTSCCLAGRGFPKDELPEGMPQKAKADILRALLSQHSSLANDMERQYPYLRTLLQFDAKGFLDVIAIAFQEPEFTSEMGLRHRQRLIDILLSIVIPSTPLTPKNIDYITTEQQFMVLVFVAHEVSESTVTLESSTLNRMIDILCIDSHVELSKDLKTERENAVLELLHSKKLCNISDNTVLNLANRANFIRVAELLYSAREDWVAVCKCMILEPSRYHDVWPWLEHLPTASLDQVISIHTSTLLTINATQFAVIIAARLQNKIDAILQSLTDDLNLEYKLLGALYQVAQYKEEDVSLELTTEYLERYLALMCELEPARVVAHLNGPHGCRLDEALKIVQKWNCKDAEAVMLEKLGNYQDAFDLLLKEFEDRLEMYRQDKASESETVHAAIQLAGVCRRSAGNLDWMPLVEVMFRSHSENNKQKTDILNGKLLRLILESLSGTSILSNILEQILRNPSTTSGTMGDIRQLLSGVLTQSRYEQTLVETTARLVSLELHKALEKSLRDAGRACGNVSITCPVCRQPLSHCSDHVVVFGCGHGYHSTCLGESKSCYKCLNTKGWAPVATNVAHAVPQPPPRKKQLLPPEFLRHRDLALRLAPSCSIPDLEGIF from the exons ATGGCCGAGAATGAATTTGTATCCGACAGTGACGAATGTCTCGTTACGGAGGCTATTAATTTAGATATTGAAGAG TTAGATAATACGGAATATGCTATACCAATCGTGGAAGAATTACCCACCTTAGAGAGTATATTGATGGAACCCGATTACGAGTCACTATCGGAAACGGAGGACGATGTCGGTGTACCGTTGGTAGAAAAACTTGGTAGCAGTGAAACAACCAGCATCGGCAGTCACCTATCTCTGAATTCGTTAAATAAATCCTCTAAGAACGCTCAGAGACCCTCCTCGGGTGTTATCTTAAGGCACGTCATACTCAAAGGAATAACATCACAAATTGTATCGGCCAAT GAGAGAGTCAATGCTGGTTTGGCTAGTGCAGTTGCAGCTGGGGGAAACATGCTGGTAATTGGTACTAGCCATGGTTTAATTTTGGGCTTTGATTCGTCGCAAACATTGCGATGGTGCGATCAGGAAGCGAGACATCAAGGTTCAGTTTCAGCTCTTTGCTTCAATTTTGATGGTAGCAGGGTGTTGGCTGGTTTTGTCAGAGGACATATCTTGATGTTGGATAGTAGTAATGGAAAAGTTTTAAGAATTCTTACTGATGTACACCCACTCGACACTGCTGTGTTACATGTCAAG TTTACAGATTCGCCAAAAATAGCTTTGTGCAGTGATAGTGGTGGTTCAGTGTTTGAACTGAATTTCACTAGAGTGATGGGTGTACGAGGTTGCGACAGTAGATGTTTGTTTAGCGGCTCCAAGGGAGAAGTGTGTACTCTAGAGCCTTTGCTGTTGAATCATTTGCCGTCACATCCactgaaaaattatacattagtAGCAATGGCAACATTATCAAAG gTAATTGTAGTCTGCATAAGACCGCGAATGCGCGTTGTATTGAGTCATCCGTTGACCGGTGCCGCGATAGCACCACCACAACTGTCTTGGCAATTAGTTGTGATACAAACGGCCGATGGCTCCCGCGTGATCGATCCAGTATTGGCGCTCGCAAGGGATAATGTGGTGTATTTTTATCAA GTGTATACTGAAATTGGTACGCGAGTAAAGCTATCTCCTCTTCGAAGGATGACGCTGCCGTACATGATAAGCAATTTGAGGTGGTTAAATCCGAGATCTCTCGTGGTACTGGACGCTCAAGAGAAATTGCATTTGTTAGATGTAAGAGCGCAGGATAATTTGGAGACGTTAGACATGAGTCGCGTTGGTATTTCTTATGCTTCTAGTCATTTTAAGGGATTGTCTACCGGCGGAAATGTTTCCAAG GCGATGGCGTTAACCGGTGAACGGGCGTGCTACAACACCGTTGTAGTCTTCGGTTCGCAATTGTTGTTATTAGGTACAAAGAGTTTACATGTAATATGTATGAGAACATGGACTGAAAGATTGCAACATTTGATCGTGCAG AAACGGTTCCCCGAAGCGTTAGCGTTGGGCCTTTCCTTTTATCAAGACAAAGGCAAGGCGGTTATCGGCTTGCGAGGTTCTAAGCAACGTCGCAAGCAAATAGCGCGTGACAAAGTTTGCGAAGTATTGGTGCAGTATATGGATGAATTAAATCAATGTTTGGTAGACGAAAATATAGATTACGATACGATAGTCCTTACTTGTGTCGATTACTGTATTCAATTGGAAAATCTAGATCTGCTATTCGGAAAGTTGTGGGACATAGTTTTTGAGTCAGAAGGACTGAGAACTAGTTACCTGCATGCCCTCGAAACTCCTCTGCTAGATGGAAGTCTTCAACCAAGATTGCCGCCATTGATCGCCCAGCAATTGGTCACTCTTTACGATCAAGAAGACAAGGTAGATTCGCTGGAAGCGATTGTGGTTCTACTTAATGTGGATTGCTTGGATATTCATCAA GTAACGACAATCTGTCGTCAGCGAGGACTTTGGGAGGCACTGATTTATCTCCAAACAACGGCGCTAGGCGATTTTACAGCGCCCATTCATCAATTGGTACCGGTACTTCAGAATTTATTGCAGGATCCAATAGCCACCCTCTCTCGTGACTGTATAAAACTCGGCAACGCCATTCTAGTTTACACTAGCTGCTGCCTCGCTGGTCGTGGATTTCCCAAGGACGAGCTCCCCGAAGGTATGCCGCAGAAAGCGAAAGCGGACATACTGAGAGCCTTGTTATCCCAGCATTCCAGTTTAGCGAATGACATGGAAAGGCAATATCCGTACTTGAGAACATTACTGCAATTCGATGCAAAGGGCTTTCTCGACGTTATAGCCATCGCCTTTCAGGAGCCAGAATTTACGTCCGAAATGGGCCTTCGGCACCGGCAGAGGCTTATAGACATCTTGTTGAGTATTGTTATTCCGAGTACGCCACTTACTCCGAAAAATATCGATTACATCACGACAGAGCAACAGTTTATGGTTCTCGTTTTCGTCGCACACGAAGTGTCTGAAAGCACTGTTACGTTAGAATCTAGTACTTTGAACAGAATGATAGATATATTGTGCATCGATTCACACGTAGAATTATCGAAGGACTTAAAAACTGAGAGAGAAAATGCTGTGCTAGAATTGCTGCATTCTAAAAAGTTGTGCAATATTTCTGATAATACTGTATTAAATTTAGCAAATAGAGCGAATTT CATAAGAGTCGCGGAATTATTGTACAGTGCGCGAGAAGATTGGGTGGCGGTATGTAAATGCATGATCTTGGAGCCATCGAGGTATCACGACGTGTGGCCCTGGCTCGAGCATCTACCGACCGCTTCGTTAGACCAAGTTATATCGATTCACACTTCAACTCTCTTGACGATTAATGCCACTCAGTTTGCCGTGATAATCGCGGCAcggttgcaaaataaaattgatgcgATATTGCAAAGTCTTACCGATGATTTAAACTTGGAATACAAGCTGCTAGGGGCATTGTATCAAGTCGCACAGTACAAGGAGGAAGACGTTTCTCTAGAATTAACAACCGAATACTTGGAGAGATATCTAGCGTTAATGTGCGAGTTGGAGCCAGCGCGCGTAGTTGCCCATTTGAATGGGCCGCACGGGTGCAGACTGGATGAGGCGTTAAAGATCGTTCAGAAATGGAATTGTAAAGATGCAGAGGCAGTGATGCTGGAGAAGCTTGGTAATTATCAGGACGCGTTCGATCTTCTGCTAAAAGAGTTTGAGGATCGGCTGGAGATGTACCGGCAAGATAAGGCTTCGGAAAGCGAGACGGTGCACGCCGCCATTCAACTCGCAGGGGTATGTCGGAGATCGGCGGGGAATCTTGATTGGATGCCTCTTGTGGAAGTTATGTTTCGATCACATTCCGAGAATAACAAGCAGAAGACGGACATATTGAATGGCAAATTATTGCGATTAATTTTAGAATCTCTGAGTGGCACGTCGATATTGTCGAATATACTAGAGCAAATTCTGCGAAATCCATCGACAACGAGCGGAACGATGGGTGACATACGGCAACTACTGTCCGGAGTGCTCACTCAGTCGCGATACGAGCAAACTCTAGTCGAAACTACCGCGCGATTAGTGAGCTTAGAGCTTCACAAAGCTCTAGAAAAATCTTTGAG AGACGCCGGTAGAGCCTGCGGCAATGTTTCCATAACTTGTCCCGTGTGCAGACAGCCGTTGTCGCATTGTTCCGATCACGTGGTGGTGTTCGGCTGCGGTCATGGATATCACTCGACGTGTTTAGGCGAGTCCAAATCGTGTTACAAATGTTTAAACACGAAAGGATGGGCGCCCGTCGCTACCAATGTAGCACACGCTGTTCCGCAGCCCCCGCCG AGAAAGAAACAGCTCCTTCCGCCAGAATTTCTACGTCACAGAGACCTCGCGCTAAGGCTGGCACCGTCTTGCTCCATTCCCGACCTCGAGGGCATCTTTTAA